A window of Thermosynechococcus sp. NK55a contains these coding sequences:
- a CDS encoding bifunctional diguanylate cyclase/phosphodiesterase, translating to MVNGQTGHGFDFPLGTDPYDLLRDVCARLPLLILFYDNEGQIHSLNQEVMTQLGWDTGDLISGDFLSQCFPDPETQRQMRYWMIHPPNGWQEVPVHGADGQVLEMIWAFVRFPNGAGLICGYNVTDVKLTQAALLETSDRYTLLTRSINDGIWDWNLTTNETFYSSRWKNILGYQDDEIGNHIDDWFKRIHPQDVERVKLNLMLHIRGQIPHFHQEFRIQHRNGAYRWALARGLVLRDAYGNARRMAGSLTDLTEHRLAEAQLLYDALHDSLTGLANRTLLLDRIEQATRHARRRSDYKFVILFIDIDRFKVINDSLGHSCGDLILIELANRLTRIVRADDTVARIGGDEFVILLDDISDNNDALGVCDRIHSELNKPFVVNDQPIALRVSIGVATRSAHIEKAENYLRNADIAMYRAKLAGGNRYQVFSEDMHLMARDRLSLEIGLRQAVERDEFTLFYQPIYRLRDNSLYGFEALIRWQHPTQGLLLPDRFISLAEETGLILSIGDWVIWRACRDLQYWHEQFPQCQLSVNVNLSNRQLMYPALAEQVLAALEQTQIPPHCLHLEITESVGIDQPDQVRETLCKLKAQGIKLSLDDFGTGYSSLSYLTHLPIDILKIDRSFVKLIPETDQRPLMIDAIVSLAKGLALEVVAEGVEHPYQVTRLRELGCDYVQGYYFSRPLTTEEVVALLAQSHTP from the coding sequence ATGGTGAATGGTCAAACGGGCCATGGATTTGATTTTCCGCTAGGTACTGATCCCTATGACTTACTGCGGGATGTTTGTGCCCGTTTACCCCTGCTCATTCTCTTCTATGACAATGAGGGGCAGATTCATTCCCTTAACCAAGAGGTGATGACCCAGTTGGGCTGGGATACAGGGGACTTGATCTCAGGGGATTTTTTGAGTCAGTGCTTTCCCGATCCAGAAACCCAGCGGCAGATGCGTTATTGGATGATTCATCCCCCCAATGGTTGGCAGGAGGTACCTGTCCATGGCGCCGATGGTCAAGTTTTAGAGATGATTTGGGCTTTTGTGCGCTTTCCCAACGGGGCAGGTTTAATCTGTGGCTACAACGTTACCGATGTGAAGTTAACTCAGGCGGCGCTCCTGGAAACCAGCGATCGCTATACGCTGCTGACCCGTAGCATCAATGATGGTATTTGGGACTGGAATTTGACCACCAATGAGACGTTTTATTCCTCGCGTTGGAAAAATATTCTCGGCTATCAGGATGACGAAATTGGCAATCACATTGATGATTGGTTCAAGCGCATTCACCCCCAAGATGTGGAGCGGGTGAAGTTAAATTTAATGCTCCATATCCGCGGCCAAATCCCCCATTTCCACCAAGAGTTTCGCATTCAACATCGCAACGGGGCCTATCGTTGGGCTTTGGCACGGGGGCTGGTGCTGCGGGATGCCTATGGCAATGCCAGACGGATGGCGGGTTCTTTGACCGATTTGACGGAACATCGCCTTGCAGAGGCCCAGTTGCTCTATGATGCCCTCCATGATTCGCTGACGGGGTTAGCCAATCGCACGCTCCTCCTTGACCGCATTGAACAGGCGACTCGCCATGCTCGTCGTCGTTCCGATTACAAGTTTGTAATTTTGTTTATTGATATTGATCGCTTTAAGGTCATTAACGACAGCCTTGGCCACAGTTGTGGCGACTTAATTTTGATTGAATTGGCCAATCGTCTCACCCGCATTGTCCGCGCCGATGACACGGTGGCTCGTATTGGGGGCGATGAGTTTGTGATTTTGCTGGATGACATTAGTGACAACAATGACGCTTTGGGGGTTTGCGATCGCATTCACAGTGAATTGAATAAACCCTTTGTCGTGAATGATCAGCCGATCGCGCTCAGGGTTAGTATTGGCGTGGCCACGCGATCGGCCCACATTGAGAAGGCAGAAAACTATTTGCGCAATGCCGATATTGCCATGTATCGTGCCAAGCTGGCGGGGGGGAATCGCTATCAAGTTTTTAGTGAAGACATGCATTTGATGGCGCGCGATCGCCTCTCCCTAGAAATCGGGTTGCGCCAAGCCGTTGAGCGGGACGAATTTACCCTCTTTTATCAGCCCATTTACCGCCTTAGGGACAATTCTCTCTACGGCTTTGAAGCCCTGATTCGCTGGCAGCATCCTACTCAGGGCTTACTCCTGCCCGATCGTTTCATTTCCCTTGCGGAGGAAACGGGATTGATTCTGTCCATTGGGGACTGGGTGATCTGGCGCGCCTGCCGTGATCTCCAGTACTGGCACGAGCAATTTCCCCAGTGTCAGTTATCCGTGAACGTGAATTTATCCAATCGGCAACTGATGTACCCTGCTCTAGCCGAGCAAGTGTTGGCTGCTTTGGAACAGACCCAGATTCCTCCCCATTGCCTGCACCTGGAAATAACTGAAAGTGTGGGGATTGATCAGCCCGATCAGGTGCGAGAGACATTATGCAAACTGAAGGCACAGGGAATCAAGCTGAGTCTTGATGACTTTGGCACTGGCTATTCCTCTCTCTCCTATTTGACCCATCTGCCCATCGACATCCTCAAGATTGATCGCAGCTTTGTGAAGCTCATCCCTGAAACCGACCAAAGACCCCTCATGATTGATGCCATTGTTAGCCTTGCCAAGGGATTGGCATTGGAAGTGGTGGCTGAAGGGGTAGAGCATCCCTATCAAGTGACGCGACTGCGGGAACTCGGCTGTGACTATGTCCAAGGCTATTATTTCTCCCGACCCCTGACGACTGAGGAGGTGGTTGCCCTATTAGCGCAGAGTCACACCCCCTAG